Proteins encoded by one window of Hafnia alvei:
- a CDS encoding endonuclease/exonuclease/phosphatase family protein — MRYVAGLPAERVFPGAMNELGQTLPVTQSLPTDNVLRIMVWNIFKQQRSDWLSVLKEYGKSSQLVLLQEAQTTPELVKFATSNYLTADQVPAFSFPQHPSGVMTLAAAHPVYCCPLREKEPLIRLSKSALVTVYPLFDGRLLMVVNIHAVNFSLGVDVYSKQLDPIGEQIALHKGPVIMAGDFNAWSKQRINALQRFASGMELQEVNFTNDRRRTAFGRPLDFVFYRGLGVVEASVLVTQASDHNPLLVDFKPD, encoded by the coding sequence ATGAGGTATGTGGCGGGTCTTCCTGCTGAGCGAGTATTCCCCGGCGCAATGAATGAGCTGGGGCAAACGTTGCCCGTTACTCAATCTCTTCCAACAGATAATGTTCTACGCATTATGGTGTGGAACATCTTTAAGCAGCAGCGTTCAGACTGGCTGTCAGTGTTAAAAGAATATGGTAAAAGCTCGCAGCTTGTTCTCTTGCAAGAGGCGCAAACTACCCCTGAATTAGTCAAATTTGCGACAAGCAATTATCTTACCGCCGATCAGGTTCCTGCGTTTTCGTTTCCGCAGCACCCTTCTGGCGTGATGACTTTGGCCGCTGCACACCCGGTTTATTGCTGTCCACTGCGAGAAAAAGAACCGTTAATTCGATTGTCAAAATCTGCGCTAGTCACCGTTTATCCGTTGTTTGACGGACGGTTATTAATGGTTGTGAATATCCATGCGGTGAATTTTAGCTTGGGTGTGGACGTATATAGCAAGCAGCTCGATCCGATTGGCGAACAGATAGCGCTACATAAAGGCCCTGTGATCATGGCCGGAGATTTTAACGCTTGGAGCAAACAGCGCATCAACGCGCTGCAGAGGTTTGCGAGTGGGATGGAGCTACAGGAGGTCAACTTTACCAACGATCGTCGCCGGACAGCCTTTGGACGACCTCTAGATTTTGTTTTCTATCGTGGCCTGGGTGTTGTTGAGGCATCGGTGTTAGTTACACAGGCATCTGACCATAACCCGCTATTGGTCGATTTTAAACCTGACTAA
- a CDS encoding class I SAM-dependent methyltransferase yields MKPAQITRMISPPLSWSEIPWGEYYRAALEQQLAPWWPKLFGYHLLKIGTLSSQLATEKCGISHQVSVGMKGDNLQVIADPCCLPFAAKSVDACLLAHSLSFASDPHRILREVDRVLVDDGWLILTGFNPTSLVGLGKLVPKLRNQLPYSSRMFSMMRMKDWLQLLNYEVLYENRSQILPWNRRGGLFLGKHLPVLGCLSIIVARKRTVPLTPTALRERSLRASWRGTVGATKSFRKRSD; encoded by the coding sequence ATGAAACCAGCACAGATAACACGAATGATTTCTCCTCCGTTGTCGTGGAGTGAGATCCCTTGGGGAGAGTATTACCGTGCCGCATTAGAGCAGCAGCTTGCGCCTTGGTGGCCGAAGCTATTTGGTTATCATCTTCTTAAAATCGGCACGCTGAGCTCTCAGCTCGCTACCGAAAAATGCGGTATATCTCATCAGGTCAGCGTAGGGATGAAAGGCGATAACCTACAGGTAATCGCCGACCCATGCTGTTTACCTTTTGCCGCTAAATCCGTTGATGCATGTCTGCTTGCGCATAGCTTAAGCTTTGCCAGCGATCCTCATCGAATTTTACGCGAAGTTGATCGTGTGCTCGTGGATGACGGCTGGCTTATTCTAACTGGGTTTAACCCCACCAGCCTGGTTGGCCTAGGTAAACTGGTTCCTAAACTGCGTAACCAACTGCCTTATAGCAGCCGAATGTTTAGCATGATGCGAATGAAAGACTGGCTGCAACTCCTAAACTATGAAGTTTTGTATGAGAATCGCAGCCAAATTTTACCGTGGAACCGTCGCGGTGGCTTATTCCTTGGCAAACATTTACCCGTATTGGGTTGCCTAAGCATTATCGTGGCGCGTAAAAGAACCGTTCCTCTCACGCCGACTGCCCTTCGAGAGAGAAGCCTACGTGCGAGCTGGCGTGGAACCGTTGGCGCGACGAAGAGCTTCCGCAAACGATCTGACTAA
- the mltD gene encoding murein transglycosylase D yields the protein MKAKAIIFASMLLAGCQGVNHHANEPEQYAQSLSSVSRSEAGQPSRDARATSARWLNDSSSDIAQKDLWGFISDDLKMKVPDNSRIREQKNKFLRNKSYLHDVTLRAEPYMYWIVEQIKQRKMPMELVLLPIVESAFNPHATSSANAAGLWQIVPQTGRNYGLKQNQWYDGRRDVAASTTAALDMMQRMNRMFGGDWLLTVAAFNSGEGRVMQAVKANKRKGLPTDFWSLSLPRETSIYVPKMLALSDLIKNNKRYGIKLPQSNDQRALAKVDVGQQIQLTQAAEMAGMSLTKIKAFNPGYKKNVTAPNGPHYIMVPKAHVEQFKDSLAEGEIAAIQPNAQLASTNTSSKAKVSGYKVRSGDTISAIAKRLNISQKELLSMNNLRSNSKLKAGQTLQVANNASTSIADNSSITYKVRKGDSLASIAKRHGVNINDVMRWNSVITKASQIQPGDMLTLYVRDSANSNS from the coding sequence ATGAAGGCTAAAGCAATTATCTTTGCCTCTATGTTGCTGGCCGGGTGCCAAGGCGTAAACCATCACGCTAATGAGCCCGAACAGTATGCACAGAGTTTGTCTTCAGTCAGTCGAAGTGAAGCAGGACAGCCCTCAAGGGACGCTCGAGCGACCTCCGCGCGATGGCTCAACGATAGTAGTAGTGACATTGCGCAGAAAGATTTGTGGGGCTTCATTAGTGACGATCTGAAGATGAAGGTTCCGGACAATAGCCGGATCCGCGAACAAAAAAATAAATTTTTAAGAAATAAGAGCTATCTCCACGATGTAACATTACGGGCAGAGCCGTATATGTACTGGATAGTCGAGCAGATTAAGCAACGTAAAATGCCGATGGAACTGGTACTACTACCCATAGTGGAGAGCGCTTTTAACCCACACGCAACGTCATCCGCTAACGCCGCAGGGCTTTGGCAGATAGTTCCTCAGACGGGGCGCAATTACGGGTTGAAACAGAACCAGTGGTATGACGGTCGACGTGATGTTGCCGCCTCTACCACCGCCGCATTGGATATGATGCAGCGAATGAACCGCATGTTTGGCGGTGACTGGTTATTGACGGTGGCTGCATTCAATAGCGGTGAAGGCCGTGTGATGCAGGCAGTCAAAGCGAATAAGCGTAAAGGTTTGCCGACTGATTTTTGGTCATTGTCATTGCCACGCGAAACATCTATCTATGTTCCGAAGATGCTAGCACTGAGCGATCTGATCAAAAATAATAAACGTTATGGCATTAAACTGCCGCAGTCTAACGACCAACGTGCGCTGGCAAAAGTTGATGTAGGGCAACAGATTCAGCTGACTCAGGCCGCAGAAATGGCGGGCATGTCTCTGACGAAGATTAAGGCATTTAATCCTGGTTACAAAAAGAATGTAACCGCACCAAATGGCCCGCACTACATCATGGTGCCAAAAGCACATGTTGAGCAGTTTAAAGATTCACTGGCCGAAGGCGAGATTGCAGCAATCCAGCCCAATGCGCAGTTAGCCTCAACGAACACTTCGTCTAAAGCGAAAGTTTCAGGCTATAAAGTTCGTTCGGGCGATACGATATCTGCAATTGCTAAGCGTTTAAATATCAGTCAGAAAGAGTTGTTGAGCATGAATAATCTGCGCAGCAACAGCAAACTGAAAGCCGGTCAGACATTGCAGGTGGCGAATAACGCCAGCACGTCGATCGCTGATAACAGCAGCATTACTTACAAGGTACGTAAAGGCGACTCACTGGCCAGCATTGCAAAACGTCATGGTGTAAACATCAATGATGTAATGCGTTGGAACAGCGTCATTACGAAAGCGAGTCAAATCCAGCCTGGCGATATGCTAACGCTGTATGTAAGAGACTCAGCTAACTCCAATAGCTAA
- a CDS encoding gamma-aminobutyraldehyde dehydrogenase, with amino-acid sequence MSSATQGLNTQQFIDGLLVAGEGPEEQLLNPASGEVLLLLAEASAQQVSDAVESAQRAFPSWSRTIPARRAAVLLAIADVIERHATMFAELESLNCGKPYHQALSDDIPAAIDTFRYFAGAVRCQHGQLGGEYLEGHTSMIRRDAIGVVASIAPWNYPLMMAAWKMAPALAAGNTVVFKPSEHTPLSTLALIPLLRTIIPTGVINVVYGRGETVGNYLVNHPLVRMVSLTGDIVTGQKIMQAAVKNVKRTHLELGGKAPVIVCDDADLDEVVAGVRRYGFYNAGQDCTAACRVYADRKIYDALVESLGHAARSLRYARSNDSENEMGPLISARQRDRVASFVERALGHPHIERITGAQMHSGPGFFYPPTILAGCQQQDEIVQREVFGPVVSITPVDSLEQALQWANESEYGLASSVWTKNIDRAWQLAAQLQYGTTWINTHFTLVSEMPHGGLKRSGYGKDLSGDALQDYSVVRHIMAKVKAQF; translated from the coding sequence ATGAGCAGCGCGACGCAAGGACTTAACACACAGCAATTCATTGATGGTCTGCTGGTCGCAGGAGAAGGCCCAGAAGAGCAATTGCTCAATCCGGCCAGCGGTGAGGTTTTGTTGTTGCTCGCCGAAGCGTCTGCCCAGCAGGTTTCCGATGCCGTTGAGTCTGCACAACGCGCTTTTCCATCATGGTCTCGTACCATTCCGGCTCGACGCGCTGCCGTATTATTGGCGATTGCCGATGTGATTGAACGCCACGCCACTATGTTTGCCGAGCTTGAATCACTCAACTGTGGCAAACCCTACCATCAGGCTCTTTCAGACGATATTCCCGCCGCTATTGATACCTTTCGCTATTTCGCTGGAGCCGTACGCTGCCAGCATGGGCAGCTAGGAGGGGAATATCTGGAAGGTCATACTTCGATGATCCGCCGTGATGCGATCGGCGTGGTGGCGTCCATTGCACCATGGAATTACCCCTTGATGATGGCAGCATGGAAAATGGCTCCTGCGTTAGCCGCGGGCAATACCGTAGTTTTCAAACCCTCCGAACACACACCACTTTCCACACTGGCGCTGATCCCTTTATTGCGCACCATCATCCCTACTGGCGTGATTAACGTCGTTTATGGGCGCGGCGAAACCGTGGGTAATTATCTGGTGAATCATCCGCTGGTACGCATGGTTTCCCTTACCGGCGACATTGTGACCGGGCAGAAAATCATGCAAGCGGCGGTTAAGAACGTAAAACGCACGCATTTGGAACTGGGCGGAAAAGCGCCGGTGATCGTATGCGATGACGCCGATTTAGATGAGGTGGTCGCGGGAGTACGCCGTTACGGCTTCTATAACGCCGGGCAGGATTGTACAGCGGCTTGCCGTGTTTACGCCGACCGCAAAATTTATGACGCGCTGGTGGAGTCTCTTGGCCATGCAGCCCGCTCTTTACGCTATGCGCGCAGCAACGATAGCGAAAATGAAATGGGGCCTCTTATTAGCGCCAGACAGCGCGACCGCGTGGCGAGTTTTGTTGAGCGGGCGCTGGGCCATCCGCACATCGAACGCATCACCGGTGCGCAGATGCATTCCGGCCCCGGTTTTTTCTATCCACCCACGATCCTCGCAGGCTGTCAGCAGCAGGATGAAATTGTGCAGCGTGAGGTTTTTGGCCCCGTCGTCAGTATTACACCGGTTGACTCATTGGAACAGGCGTTGCAGTGGGCGAATGAATCTGAATACGGCCTCGCGTCTTCGGTTTGGACCAAAAATATCGATCGAGCCTGGCAGCTTGCGGCGCAGCTTCAGTACGGAACCACGTGGATCAATACCCACTTCACGCTGGTGAGTGAAATGCCGCACGGAGGCCTCAAGCGCTCTGGCTATGGCAAGGATTTATCCGGTGATGCTTTGCAGGATTACAGCGTTGTGCGCCACATCATGGCGAAAGTGAAAGCGCAGTTTTAA
- the gloB gene encoding hydroxyacylglutathione hydrolase: MNLISIPAMQDNYIWLLANDQQECLIVDPGVAAPALHYLTENKLTPKAILLTHHHNDHVGGVGEILLHYPDIPVYGPHETANKGCTQQVRGHDEITVLGMTFSVLDVPGHTLGHIAYYATPYLFCGDTLFSAGCGRIFEGTPEQMYASLQLIAQLPDNTLICCAHEYTESNLRFARYVLPENKEIETYQKQVHELRLKHQPSVPSLLKIEKEINPFLRCYDNDLQRNLGFENQPIKTWQVFARLRDMKDSF, translated from the coding sequence ATGAATCTTATCAGTATCCCTGCAATGCAAGATAACTACATTTGGCTGCTCGCCAACGATCAACAAGAATGTTTGATCGTCGATCCCGGCGTTGCGGCTCCGGCTTTACACTACCTGACGGAAAATAAGCTTACTCCTAAAGCCATCCTACTCACGCATCATCATAATGACCACGTAGGCGGCGTGGGCGAGATCTTGCTGCACTATCCGGATATTCCCGTATATGGGCCACACGAAACGGCCAATAAAGGCTGCACGCAGCAAGTTCGTGGACACGATGAAATTACCGTATTAGGTATGACTTTCAGCGTGTTGGATGTTCCTGGGCATACTCTCGGACATATTGCTTACTATGCCACTCCCTATCTATTTTGTGGAGACACCTTATTTTCAGCGGGTTGCGGACGTATTTTTGAAGGTACGCCTGAGCAAATGTATGCCTCTTTACAGCTCATTGCGCAACTTCCTGATAACACCTTAATTTGTTGCGCTCATGAATATACTGAGTCAAATCTTAGGTTTGCAAGATACGTTTTACCAGAAAACAAAGAGATTGAAACATATCAGAAACAAGTTCACGAGTTACGGTTAAAACACCAACCTAGCGTGCCTTCTTTACTCAAAATTGAGAAGGAAATTAATCCTTTTTTACGTTGTTATGATAATGATTTGCAACGAAATTTAGGATTCGAAAATCAACCAATTAAGACTTGGCAAGTTTTTGCCCGCCTACGCGACATGAAAGACAGCTTCTAA
- a CDS encoding RHS repeat-associated core domain-containing protein: protein MRQNSEKLAESFTDGEGKTTHYEYGAFDLLTALVRPDGERLECRYDKLTRLTGIINAAGEQYQLEYDKSGQLITETDFTGRTLRYEYDAAGRCIRTTFPDGTHLNRRYNVTDQLTDEEVTHGESNRTLSTTTFRYDTECRLVEAKNDAATVTFEYNDAHQIVAETLNGRRTEYRYDPELDTITQRTSAGITERFTRNLMGHLTSWQLNDHAALTFEHDLRGQEIARKSDAGFYQTLGYTQTGMLTKQAAGDHHAQPDTRHKSLQRQWLYDHAYNLTMISDSLRGSAFNSVTANDQISHATWTGSGPVPMCEERFTYDKNLNITRRQTWVNEVLESETHQQQQQGRVVYSEHKGWRHQTHRINPDTGKPEEGKFVRVVNEHNITWKYDVNGRLIQKLVDKGGYRPLQWRYRWDAKSQLTGLETPEGERWEYKYDPFGRRISKRCTNRDKPGINFHWNGDQLAEEIPVGADGKPEDENAIRWIYEPGSFTPLARYEKGHLHYAVTDTVGRIQELLTEEGTIVWKGKPQLWGKEDGRNQEDAPSCRLRFPGQYEDDESGLFYNRFRYYDGDTGQYVSPDPIGLEGGTNPYGYVSNPLKWIDPLGLCKTDVNNDGPLLPDSAWHKNAPHQVTPGTRELEHYKFNPDTGELEYSTIKYDQYGRQIQRTDYTNHGYGNPSAPDYHSNPHVHDYEYGPGYSPKGKQTRTNTGVN from the coding sequence ATGCGCCAGAACAGCGAAAAGCTCGCGGAGAGCTTTACCGATGGCGAGGGCAAAACCACCCATTACGAATATGGCGCATTCGATCTGCTTACGGCACTGGTACGCCCGGACGGCGAACGGCTGGAATGTCGCTACGATAAACTCACTCGTTTAACGGGCATCATCAACGCCGCAGGCGAACAGTATCAACTCGAATACGACAAATCCGGGCAACTCATCACCGAAACGGACTTCACCGGTCGCACGTTGCGCTATGAATATGATGCCGCCGGGCGCTGTATCCGCACCACCTTCCCGGACGGCACACACCTCAACCGGCGTTATAACGTCACCGACCAGCTTACCGATGAAGAGGTGACACACGGGGAAAGCAACCGCACGCTGAGTACCACCACCTTTCGTTACGACACAGAGTGCCGTCTGGTGGAGGCGAAAAATGACGCTGCCACCGTGACCTTTGAATATAACGATGCACACCAGATTGTTGCTGAAACCCTGAACGGCAGGCGGACAGAATACCGTTATGACCCTGAACTGGATACCATCACACAGCGCACCAGCGCCGGTATTACAGAACGCTTTACCCGAAACCTGATGGGGCATCTGACATCATGGCAGCTTAACGACCACGCTGCGCTCACGTTTGAACACGACCTGCGCGGCCAGGAAATCGCCAGAAAAAGCGACGCCGGGTTTTATCAAACGCTGGGCTACACCCAGACCGGAATGCTGACAAAGCAGGCTGCCGGAGACCATCACGCCCAGCCGGACACCCGCCACAAAAGCCTGCAACGCCAGTGGCTGTACGACCACGCGTACAACCTGACGATGATATCGGACTCGCTGCGCGGTTCGGCCTTCAACAGCGTGACCGCCAATGACCAGATAAGCCACGCCACCTGGACCGGCAGCGGCCCTGTGCCGATGTGCGAAGAACGCTTCACGTATGACAAAAATCTGAACATCACTCGCCGCCAAACATGGGTGAATGAGGTGCTGGAAAGCGAGACCCACCAACAGCAACAGCAGGGGCGGGTGGTATACAGCGAGCACAAAGGCTGGCGGCACCAGACGCACCGTATCAATCCGGACACCGGCAAACCGGAAGAGGGGAAATTTGTCCGGGTGGTGAATGAGCACAATATTACCTGGAAGTACGATGTTAACGGCAGACTGATACAGAAGTTGGTGGATAAAGGTGGCTATCGCCCCCTGCAGTGGCGCTACCGCTGGGATGCAAAGAGCCAGCTAACAGGGCTGGAGACCCCAGAGGGTGAGCGCTGGGAATACAAATATGACCCGTTTGGCAGACGCATCAGCAAACGCTGTACTAACCGCGACAAACCGGGGATAAATTTTCACTGGAATGGCGACCAGTTGGCAGAGGAAATTCCTGTTGGTGCAGACGGTAAACCGGAAGATGAAAACGCCATCCGTTGGATATATGAACCGGGCAGTTTTACACCGCTGGCGCGCTACGAAAAGGGGCACCTGCACTATGCGGTCACAGACACCGTCGGGCGAATTCAAGAGCTGCTGACCGAAGAGGGCACCATAGTTTGGAAAGGCAAACCGCAGCTCTGGGGCAAAGAAGACGGTAGAAATCAGGAAGACGCCCCGAGCTGCCGCCTGCGTTTCCCGGGGCAATACGAGGATGACGAATCTGGGTTGTTTTACAACCGTTTCAGGTACTATGATGGTGATACGGGGCAGTATGTGTCGCCGGATCCGATAGGGCTGGAAGGTGGTACCAATCCTTATGGTTACGTCAGTAATCCATTAAAATGGATCGATCCGCTGGGGTTATGTAAAACAGATGTAAATAATGATGGTCCATTATTACCAGATTCAGCATGGCACAAGAATGCTCCCCACCAAGTCACTCCAGGCACAAGAGAATTAGAACATTATAAATTTAACCCTGATACAGGTGAGCTTGAGTATTCAACTATTAAATATGATCAATATGGTAGGCAGATACAACGTACCGACTATACTAACCATGGATATGGTAATCCGTCGGCTCCAGATTATCATTCTAATCCTCATGTACATGATTATGAATATGGTCCTGGATATAGTCCAAAAGGAAAACAAACTAGAACTAATACAGGAGTGAACTAG
- a CDS encoding LysR substrate-binding domain-containing protein — protein sequence MMTLRQLRHFIAVAETGSISAAAQTVFVSQSSLTQAIQLLEQEIGAVLFKRHAKGMELTHQGHQFLRQSYLILATVENAKRSLELGCENLSGTLKIGVTSLVAGYFLVDMLTRFRAAYPNVTTQLVEDERPYIVHLLVNGEIDIGVLILSNLEDRDALQTEVLMHSPYRLWLPPLHPLLENDSIRLADVVKEPLIQLNTDEMGSHLRRIWEKAKLTPTIAMRTASTEAVRSLVAAGIGVALLPDMAYRPWSLEGNMIEARTLVDTPEPLDVGLAWRRGSARPELVTPFLQIARENGGARKL from the coding sequence ATGATGACCTTACGCCAGCTTCGCCATTTTATTGCCGTTGCCGAAACCGGCTCGATTTCTGCGGCGGCGCAGACGGTTTTTGTTTCTCAGTCCTCGCTAACTCAGGCAATTCAGTTGCTGGAACAGGAGATTGGCGCCGTATTATTTAAGCGCCACGCGAAGGGAATGGAGCTCACCCACCAAGGACATCAATTTCTACGTCAGTCATATTTAATTCTCGCCACGGTTGAAAATGCCAAGCGCAGCCTGGAGCTGGGGTGTGAGAATCTCAGCGGGACGTTAAAAATTGGCGTGACCAGCCTTGTCGCCGGCTACTTTCTGGTGGATATGCTTACGCGCTTTCGTGCGGCTTATCCTAATGTCACCACCCAACTGGTTGAAGATGAACGCCCCTATATCGTACACTTATTGGTCAACGGCGAGATTGATATCGGGGTGCTTATTTTATCGAACCTCGAAGACCGAGATGCGCTGCAAACCGAAGTGCTGATGCACTCGCCGTATCGCTTATGGCTCCCGCCGCTGCATCCGTTGCTGGAAAACGACAGCATTCGTCTGGCCGACGTGGTGAAAGAACCGCTCATTCAGCTCAACACCGATGAGATGGGCAGCCATCTACGCCGTATCTGGGAGAAAGCCAAACTGACGCCAACTATTGCTATGCGCACCGCATCCACCGAAGCCGTTCGTAGCTTGGTTGCGGCGGGAATTGGTGTCGCTTTGCTTCCTGATATGGCCTATCGCCCGTGGTCGCTTGAGGGAAATATGATTGAAGCCCGCACGCTGGTCGATACGCCAGAACCATTGGATGTGGGATTAGCGTGGCGGCGCGGCAGCGCAAGACCAGAACTCGTCACCCCGTTTCTGCAAATTGCTCGCGAGAATGGTGGGGCTCGCAAGTTATAA
- the dnaQ gene encoding DNA polymerase III subunit epsilon — translation MSTGITRQIVLDTETTGMNKLGVHYEGHRIIEIGAVEVINRRLTGRNFHVYIKPDRLVDPEAYGVHGISDDFLLDKPTFADIADEFLEFIRGAELVIHNAPFDIGFMDYEFRKLNRDIPKTETFCKITDSLVMARRLFPGKRNSLDALCNRYEIDNTKRTLHGALLDSQILADVYLTMTGGQTSLTFSMESEGEKARPTGEVQKIIRKAHALKVVRANADELAEHEHRLDLVQKKGGSCLWRAEAE, via the coding sequence ATGAGCACAGGAATAACTCGACAGATCGTCCTCGATACAGAAACCACCGGTATGAATAAGCTGGGGGTTCACTACGAAGGACATAGAATCATTGAAATTGGTGCGGTTGAGGTCATCAACCGTCGTTTAACGGGGCGTAACTTCCATGTTTACATCAAGCCCGATCGCTTAGTCGATCCAGAGGCTTATGGTGTTCACGGTATCAGCGACGATTTCCTGTTGGATAAACCGACTTTCGCTGATATCGCCGACGAGTTTCTGGAGTTCATCCGCGGTGCTGAGCTGGTTATTCATAATGCACCGTTTGATATCGGGTTTATGGACTACGAGTTCCGTAAGCTCAATCGCGATATTCCGAAGACGGAAACCTTCTGTAAGATCACCGATAGCTTGGTGATGGCGCGCCGCTTGTTCCCCGGCAAGCGCAACAGTTTGGATGCCTTATGCAATCGCTACGAAATAGATAACACCAAGCGAACCCTGCACGGCGCACTGCTTGACTCCCAAATACTGGCCGACGTCTATTTAACGATGACGGGCGGGCAAACGTCGCTCACATTTTCCATGGAAAGTGAAGGCGAGAAAGCGAGGCCGACAGGCGAAGTTCAAAAGATAATCCGTAAAGCGCATGCGCTAAAAGTGGTGAGAGCCAATGCGGATGAATTAGCTGAGCATGAACATCGGCTTGATTTGGTGCAAAAGAAGGGTGGCAGCTGTTTATGGCGTGCTGAAGCTGAGTAG
- the ydcS gene encoding putative ABC transporter substrate-binding protein YdcS: MKNTVITALSALCISGLGGIATAQADGLPQKLGPAEGQLDIITWPGYIERGQSDKNYDWVTQFEKDTGCKVNIKTAATSDEMVSLMAKGGYDLVTASGDASLRLIYGKRVQPINPALIPNWKNLDPRMVNGPWYTVKGEVYGTPYQWGPNLLMYNTKVFPKAPDTWGVIFEPQNLPDGKSNKGRVQAYDGPIYIADAALYLKTAKPELGIKDPYELNETQYQAVLDLLRTQHPLIHRYWHDASVQMSDFKNEGVAAGSSWPFQANSLKNEGQPINAVFPKEGATGWADTTMVHAQAKHLTCAYKWMNWQLTPKVQGDVAAWFGSLPAVPEGCKASTLLGGNGCEANGYKFFDKIAFWKTPQAKCESQGQCVPYSRWTQDYIAIMGGR, translated from the coding sequence ATGAAAAATACAGTTATCACGGCGCTTTCGGCGCTCTGTATCAGCGGACTGGGTGGGATTGCAACCGCTCAGGCCGATGGACTACCGCAAAAGCTCGGCCCGGCTGAAGGGCAGCTCGATATCATTACATGGCCAGGTTATATCGAACGTGGTCAAAGCGATAAAAACTATGACTGGGTGACCCAGTTTGAAAAAGACACCGGCTGCAAAGTTAATATCAAAACGGCAGCTACCTCCGATGAGATGGTTAGCCTGATGGCCAAAGGCGGCTATGACTTGGTCACCGCGTCCGGCGATGCCTCATTGCGCCTGATTTATGGCAAACGCGTTCAGCCGATCAATCCTGCTTTAATTCCGAACTGGAAAAACCTCGATCCTCGAATGGTTAACGGCCCGTGGTACACCGTTAAAGGCGAAGTGTACGGCACCCCGTATCAGTGGGGGCCAAACCTGCTGATGTACAACACCAAAGTATTCCCAAAAGCGCCTGATACGTGGGGCGTGATCTTCGAACCACAAAATCTGCCGGATGGTAAAAGCAACAAAGGGCGTGTACAGGCCTATGACGGCCCAATCTATATCGCCGATGCCGCGCTCTACTTAAAAACCGCCAAGCCTGAGCTAGGGATCAAAGATCCGTATGAGCTGAACGAAACCCAGTATCAGGCTGTGCTCGATTTACTTCGCACTCAACATCCGTTGATTCACCGTTATTGGCACGATGCTTCCGTACAGATGAGCGACTTCAAAAACGAAGGTGTCGCTGCCGGTAGTTCATGGCCATTCCAAGCTAACAGCCTGAAAAACGAAGGCCAGCCAATCAATGCGGTATTCCCGAAAGAGGGCGCGACAGGCTGGGCGGACACCACCATGGTTCATGCACAGGCTAAGCATCTGACCTGCGCCTACAAGTGGATGAACTGGCAGCTCACACCAAAAGTTCAAGGTGACGTCGCCGCATGGTTTGGATCTCTGCCAGCCGTACCGGAAGGCTGTAAAGCCAGCACCTTATTAGGTGGCAACGGTTGCGAAGCGAACGGATATAAATTCTTCGACAAAATTGCCTTCTGGAAAACACCGCAGGCCAAGTGTGAAAGCCAAGGCCAGTGTGTGCCGTATAGCCGTTGGACGCAGGACTATATCGCCATCATGGGTGGCAGATAA